The window GCTGGAGAAGGTCATCCAGGCCGGTGCCTCCAAGCCGCTGCTGATCATCGCCGAGGACCTCGAGGGCGAGGCCCTGTCGACCCTGGTCGTGAACAAGATCCGCGGCACCTTCAATGCGGTCGCGGTCAAGGCCCCCGGCTTCGGTGACCGCCGCAAGGCGATGCTGCAGGACATGGCGATCCTCACCGGCGCCACGGTCATCTCCGAGGAGGTCGGCCTCAAGCTCGACCAGGCCGGTCTTGACGTGCTGGGCTCCGCCCGCCGCGTGACCGTCACCAAGGACGACACGACCATCGTCGACGGCGCCGGCAAGTCCGACGACGTCCACGGCCGCGTCAACCAGATCAAGGCCGAGATCGAGAACACCGACTCCGACTGGGACCGCGAGAAGCTCCAGGAGCGCCTCGCGAAGCTGGCCGGCGGCGTGTGCGTGATCAAGGTCGGCGCCGCCACCGAGGTGGAGCTGAAGGAGAAGAAGCACCGTCTGGAGGACGCCATCTCCGCGACCCGCGCCGCGGTCGAGGAGGGCATCGTCTCCGGTGGTGGCTCCGCTCTGGTGCACGCCGCCAAGGTCCTGGAAGGCGGTCTGGACAAGACCGGCGACGAGGCCACCGGTGTTGCCGTGGTCCGCCGCGCGGTCGTCGAGCCGCTGCGCTGGATCGCCGAGAACGCCGGCCTGGAGGGCTACGTCATCACCTCCAAGGTCGCCGAGCTCGACAAGGGCCAGGGCTTCAACGCCGCCACCGGCGAGTACGGCGACCTGGTCAAGGCCGGCGTCATCGACCCGGTGAAGGTCACCCGCTCCGCCCTGGAGAACGCCGCCTCCATCGCCTCCCTGCTCCTCACGACCGAGACCCTGGTCGTCGAGAAGAAGGAAGAGGAGGAGCCGGCCGCCGGTCACGGCCACGGTCACGGCCACTCCCACTGATGTGACTCAGCACTGAGGCCCGGCACCCCGAGGGTGCCGGGCCTTCGTGTTGCCCTACTGCTCCAGCGCGTCCAGCACGCCCAACTGCTCCATCAGCCCCAGCCGGTCGTACTGCCACCAGCCCTCGGCGATCTTCCCGTCCGGAGTGCACCGCTGGATGGTGCACCCGGTCATGGACACCTTCTTCCCGGTGGCCTCAATGCCCATGAAGTCGCCCTTGTGCAGGCCGTTCCAGGTCCAGCGGGTGCACACCAGGTCACCCTGGGCCAGCTGGTCCTCGATCGTGAACGTGAAGTCGAAGCCGCTCCGCCACATCTCCACCTCGCGCCGGATCGCATCGAGCCCGATGTTGTCCTGCGGGTTGGCGGGATCGTGGTCGTGATAGTCCTCGATGAGCACGTCGTTGAAGGTGGGAGCAGCCCCCTTCCCGGCCACCTCCTCGAAGAACCGCCGCGCGGTCGCCTCGTACAACTGCTCGTCCCGCACGACGTCCAGATCGGTGAACGTCGGCATCTCGTCGCAGAGGGCGACCATCTCCTGGAAGATCCGGTCGGTCTCCGGGAGATTCGAGTTCCGCATCGCCTCCTCGTACGACGGGAACTCCACGATCTCGATGAAGTGCGACGCGTCGGACCGGTCCTTGCCGATCACACTGTGCGTCGCGGTCCGCTTCCCCTTGGTCTGCTCGACCCACGTGTCCATCAGCCGGTTCATCTCGTCGAACCGGCTCGTCTTGCAGTCGATGAGCTGTACGAACGTCATGGCGTCGCCTCCGTCCCCCGAGGGTCCGGTCGAAACAGCTCCATTCTCCTCCGGTTGCCCGAACTCGCGCTCTACTGCGGTCCGTACTTGCGCCCCGTCTTCGAGCTGATCCCGCCGAGCATCCGGCGCGGTACGACCTTGGTGACGCCCATCAGCACCTTGTACCGGGGGTCCGGGATCGACAGCGTCTTGCCGCGCGCCAGATCGCCCAGGGCGGAGGCGACCAGCTTGTCGGCGTCCAGCCACATCCAGCCGGGGATGTTGTCGGTGCCCATCCCGGCCCGCTCATGGAACTCGGTGCGCACAAAGCCGGGGCACAGCGCCATCAGCCGTACGCCGCTGCCCGCCAGATCCCGGGCCGCGCCCTGCGTGAACTGCACGACCCACGCCTTGGAGGCGCCGTAGGTCCCGCGCGGCACGAAGGCGGCGACGGAGGCGACATTGACGACTCCGCCCCGGCCGCGCTCCCGCATCGCCTCGGTCGCGGCGGACGTCAGCCGCAGCACCGCCTCGCAGTGCACCTTGAGCATCTTCAGCTCGTCGGCCATGGAGACGTCGAGATAGCGGCCCTTGTTGCCGAAGCCGGCGTTGTTGATCAGCAGGTCGACGGGGTTCCTGCGGTCGGCGAGCCGGGCGGCCACCGCCTCGATGCCCTCGTCCGTCGCCAGGTCCGCGGTCAGGACCTCTGCCTCGATGCCGTGCCGGTCGTGCAGCTCGGTCGCCTGCTCGTGCAGCCGCTTGGTGTCCCGTGCGACGAGGACGAGGTTGTGCCCGTCGGCGGCCAGCCGCCGCGCGAACGCGGCGCCGATGCCCGCGGTCGATCCCGTGATGAGAGCCGTTGTCATGGCGCAAGATTAGTGACCCGGACGGGGACAGTCCGCTCCACGCCCGGCTCCTGCCCAGGACCTACCCACCTCGTCATCGGGCGTTACGTCAGACCCCGTGCTGCGCCACGTATTTGCGCGCCGCCGTCAGCGACTCCGGATGCAGCGCCTCGCCCGCAGGGAGCAGCCGGGGCAGCAGCTCCCGCTGGGTGGTGATCGCACGGAACTGGAGCGCCACGGTCACCTCGTGGTCCGGCCGGTGCAGGATCTCGACGGCGTCGCCCGCCCGCACCTCACCGGCCTCGATCACCCGCAGATAAGCCCCCGGCGCCCCCTTGGCCGTGAACCGCTTCACCCACCGCTGCTCACCCACATGGCCCTGGAAGGTACGGCACGGAATCCGCCCGCACGTCACCTCCAGCACCACCCCGGAGCCGATCCGCCAGCGCTCACCGATGAGGGCGCCGGACACGTCCAGGCCGATCGTCGTGAGGTTCTCCCCGAAGGCGCCGTTGGCCAGCGGACGCCCCAGCTCCCGCTCCCAGTCGTCCAGGTCCTCGCGCGCCACCGCGTACACGGCCTGGTCGTCCCCGCCGTGATGCCGCAGGTCGCAGACCTCGTCCCCGGCAAGCCCGCTCGCCCCGGTCCCCTTCGGCCCCGGCGCCGCCACCCGCACCGCCGCGTCGGTGGGCCGCTTGTCGATCCCGGTCACGCCCTCGGGATGGTCCGTGTAGGGGACGGACGTGCGGCGGCCCAGGTTCACGGAAAGAAGCTTCATGGCAGCACGGTAGGCGAAGGCCGACCAAAGCTGCCGCGCATTAATCAGCGTCGTATCAAAGCTTCGCTTATCCTTGAAGGGTGATCGAGGCTCGACATCTCCGCGTGCTGCGCGCCGTCGCCACGACCGGCTCCTTCTCGGCGGCGGGGCGCGAGCTGGGCTGCACCCAACCCGCCGTAAGCCAGCAGATGAAAGCGCTGGAGGCGTCCGTCGGCACACCCCTGCTCATCCGCAGCGGGCGCGAGATGCGGCTGACCCAGGCGGGCGAGGCCCTCGTCCGGCACGCGGCCGGGATCCTCGCCGGGCTCACCGCAGCCGAGGAGGAGGTCGCCGCCATCGCGGGCCTGCGCGCAGGCCGGGTGCGTCTGGTCTCCTTCCCCAGCGGCAGCTCCACCCTCGTCCCCACCGCCCTCGCCGCCCTGCGCGCCGCCCACCCCGGCACCCGTGTCTCCCTGGAGGAGGCCGAGCCGCCGAAGTCGGTCGAACTGCTCCGCGAGGGCGACTGCGACCTGGCACTCGCCTTCCGCTACGAGGGTGCCGCCCAGGAAGGCGAGTGGGACGACCTCGTCGTACGGCCGCTGCTGAGCGACCGCCTCGTCGCCCTCGTACCCGAGCGGCACCGGCTCGCGAGCGCCGAGTCCGTGGCGATCGGCGACCTCGCCGCCGAGCCCTGGATCGCCGGATGCCCGCGCTGCCGAGGCCAGTTGGTCGAGGTGTGCGAGGGCGCGGGCTTCACCCCGCGCATCGACTTCGCCACCGACGACTATCCGGCGGTGGTCGGCCTGGTCGGCGCGGGTCTGGGCGTGGCGGTCCTGCCCCAGCTCGCGGTCGAGTCGGTACGCCCGCGCGGGGCGCGCATGGTGACGCTGGAACCGGCGGTACGACGGGAGATCGTCGCCCTGACCCTGCCCGACCTCGCCCAGGTGCCGGCGGTGACGGCGACGCTGGAGCAGCTGGCGCGGGCGGCGGATCGTCAAGTGCGGGACGCGCGACGGTAGTCGGGGCGCAAGAAGTAAGGGCACGCGTGCGCGTGCCCTGGTTTGAAGAAACGTTACTTCAGTTGTTCGAGCCGGTCTGAGCGCCGCCGGTCGATGCCGACACCAGCCGGTGGCGCGCCCGCCCCATGAGCTCTTCGCGCTCGTCCTCGGTCAAGCCGCCCCACACGCCGTACGGTTCGCGCACCGCCAGCGCGTGCGCCGCGCACTGGGCACGGACAGGGCACCTCATGCAGACCTCTTTGGCCGAGTTCTCACGAGCACTCCGAGCCGCCCCGCGCTCGCCCTCCGGATGGAAGAAGAGCGAACTGTCGACCCCGCGGCAGGCGGCCAGGAGCTGCCAGTCCCACAGGTCCGCGTTCGGTCCGGGAAGGCGGGAGAAATCTGCCATTGCGTGACCCCTTGTAGCCGTTCTGGGCGGATACGGTGTCCACGACCGTACATCTACGATCTAAGGAGATGAAAATATGACTCATTGCGAATCTAGCCGCAGACACCAGTAAATGGGAAGAAAAAGGGCTGAATGGGGCACGGCTTGTGATGAAAGCTTGAGGGTCTGCCCTGCATGTCTGCACCGTGTCCGCCCCCTCACGTAGAGTGCCGAAGACGGCGCACGGCCCCGTAACTCTTTCGAGTGACCGTCGTTGAGAGTGCGGAGGCGGTTGAAACAACAAGCGCTCGGGCAGGCGTCCGAGACGGTCGACCGCACAGGTGACGATTTCGTACCAGCCTGGAGGCTCAAGGTGACGTGCATCAGCTGCGGAGGGCGGCCATGACATCCGTCCTCGTCTGCGACGACTCCCCGCTTGCCCGAGAGGCGCTCCGCCGCGCGGTCGCGACCGTGCCCGGTGTCGAGCGCGTGACGACGGCGGCCAACGGCGAGGAAGTCCTCCGCCGCTGGGGCGCCGACCGCTCGGACCTGATTCTGATGGACGTACGCATGCCCGGTCTGGGCGGCGTCGAGACCGTGCGGCGGCTGCTGTCCGCCGACCCCGGTGCGCGCATCATCATGCTCACCGTCGCCGAGGACCTGGACGGTGTGGCCCTCGCGGTCGCCGCCGGCGCCCGGGGCTATCTGCACAAGGACGCCTCGCGCGCGGAGCTGCGTGCGACGGTGACGCAGGCGCTGGCGGATCCGACGTGGCGTCTTGCTCCTCGTCGACTGCGCTCCGCCGAGATGGGCGCCGCGCCGACGCTCACGGCGCGTGAGATCCAGGTGCTGGAGGGTATGAGTCACGGGCGGTCCAACGCCGAGATCGGGCGTGAGTTGTTTCTCTCCGAGGACACCGTCAAGACGCATGCTCGGCGGTTGTTCAAGAAGCTCGGTGCCTCTGACCGGGCGCACGCTGTGGCGCTCGGGTTCCGATGGGGCCTGGTTCGCTGAGAGCTCGGTCGTGCGGGCCGTCGCCTTGGAGCGGGCCGGTTGTGCCTGGTCGCGCCCGCGCGGCGCAGTCACATATGGACGCAGCCCCGCGCCCCTTTGGGGCGCGGGTGCTCGTTTCGCCGCGGATGCCGCATCCTTGAGGTGTGGAGTCTCTCGGGGACAAGTCGGTCGAGCGGAAGGGGAGGGCGCAGGAGATGAGTTCCGGCGCACCTGCTCATAACGCTTCGGTGCACAACAACGGACGCGGTGCCACGGACCGCGGCGCCGCAAGGCACCATGGACCGATGCGCGACGACGAGGCGGCCACTGCCGCAGGGGCGATCGGTGCACTCGTCCATCGCGCCGTGGACGGGGACGAGCAGGCCACGCACGACCTGCTCGCTCATGTCCACCCCTTGGCGCTGCGCTACTGCCGCACCCGTCTGTCCCGGCTTCCGGGCGACGCCCGGCACTTCGTGGAGGACCTCGCGCAGGAGGTCTGCGTCGCCGTCCTGCTCGCCCTGCCGCGCTACAAGGACACCGGACGCCCCTTCGAGGCGTTCGTCTTCGCCATCGCCGCGCACAAGGTCGCCGACCTGCAGCGGGCGGCCATGCGCCACCCCGGCTCGACGGCGGTCCCCTCCGACGAGATGCCGGAGCGACCCGACGACTCCCTCGGCCCCGAGGAGCGCGCGCTGCTCAGCAGCGACGCCGAATGGGCCAAGAAGCTCCTGGCCAACCTCCCCGAGAACCAGCGCGAGCTGCTCCTGCTGCGGATCGCGGTGGGGTTGACGGCGGAGGAGACGGGTCAGATGTTGGGAATGTCACCCGGTGCGGTGCGTGTTGCCCAGCACCGGGCGCTGAGCAGGCTGCGGGCACTGGCCGAGCAGTAGTCCGCCCTTGCTTGAACAGGCGTCCCGTCGATTCCGTACGAACATACGAAGCCTGGAGTCACCAGGAACCGTGGAATTTGATGACCTCGCTTCCCGTTAGCATGGACATCCGCACCGATCAAGGCCATTTGGGGAAGGTGTCATGACTGCCAACGTCGACGGAGTGCCCGCCAAATTCGCGACACTCGGGCTGACCTACGACGATGTGCTGCTGCTGCCGGGCGCGTCCGACATGGCGCCCGACGACATCGACACCGCCTCGTACGTCTCCAAGAACGTGCGGGTCAACATCCCGCTGCTGTCCGCCGCCATGGACAAGGTCACCGAGTCGCGCATGGCGATCGCGATGGCCCGCCAGGGCGGCGTCGGCGTACTGCACCGCAATCTCTCCATCGAGGACCAGGCCAACCAGGTCGACCTGGTGAAGCGCTCCGAGTCCGGCATGGTGGCCGACCCGATCACCGTGCACCCGGACGCCACGCTCGGCGAGGCCGACGCGCTGTGCGCCAAGTTCCGCATCAGCGGTGTGCCGGTGACCGACGGCGAGAAGAAGCTCCTCGGCATCGTCACCAACCGTGACATGGCCTTCGAGACGGACCGCTCGCGCCGGGTCCGCGAGGTGATGACCCCGATGCCGCTGGTCACCGGCAAGGTGGGCATCTCCGGTGTCGAGGCCATGGAGCTGCTGCGCAAGCACAAGATCGAGAAGCTTCCGCTGGTCGACGACGCGGGTGTCCTCAAGGGCCTGATCACGGTCAAGGACTTCGTCAAGGCGGAGAAGTACCCGAGCGCCGCCAAGGACGCCGAGGGCCGCCTGCTGGTCGGCGCCGCGGTCGGTGTGGCCGGTGACGCCTTCGAGCGCGCCCAGGCCCTCATCGAGGCCGGTGTCGACTTCATCGTCGTGGACACCGCGCACGGCCACTCCCGGCTGGTCGGCGACATGGTCGCCAAGATCAAGTCGAACTCCGGCGGCGTCGACGTCATCGGCGGCAACATCGCCACCCGCGACGGCGCACAGGCGCTGATCGACTCCGGCGTGGACGGCATCAAGGTCGGCGTCGGCCCCGGCTCCATCTGCACCACCCGCGTCGTCGCCGGCATCGGCGTCCCGCAGGTCACCGCCATCTACGAGGCGTCCCTCGCCGCCAAGGAGGCCGGTATCCCGGTCATCGGCGACGGCGGCCTCCAGTACTCCGGCGACATCGCCAAGGCCTTGGTCGCGGGCGCCGACACGGTGATGCTCGGCTCGCTGCTCGCGGGCTGCGAGGAGTCCCCGGGCGAGCTGATGTTCATCAACGGCAAGCAGTTCAAGTCGTACCGCGGCATGGGCTCGCTGGGTGCCATGCAGTCCCGCGGCGACCGCAAGTCGTTCTCCAAGGACCGCTACTTCCAGGAGGGCGTCGCCTCCGACGAGCAGCTCGTCCCCGAGGGCATCGAGGGCCAGGTGCCCTACCGCGGCCCGCTCTCCTCGGTCGTCCACCAGCTGGTCGGCGGTCTGCGCCAGTCGATGTTCTACGTCGGCGGGCGCACGGTCCCCGAGCTGCAGGCCAACGGCCAGTTCGTCCGGATCACCTCGGCGGGCCTCAAGGAGAGCCACCCGCACGACATCCAGATGACGGTCGAGGCGCCGAACTACAGCCGTAACAAGTAGTCGCGCGGTCGCGAGGCTTCCTCAAGGGCGGCCCCGGAGCATCCGGGGCCGCCCTTGTCGTGCCCGTCGGCGATACTGGAAGACGCTGAAACGCATCAGGGAAAGGCCACAGACGTGACTGAGATCGAGATCGGGCGCGGCAAGCGCGGCCGCAGGGCGTACGCCTTCGACGACATCGCCGTCGTCCCCAGCCGCCGTACGCGGGACCCGAAGGAGGTCTCGATCGCCTGGCAGATCGACGCCTACCGCTTCGAGCTGCCGTTCCTGGCCGCCCCCATGGACTCGGTCGTCTCCCCGGCCACCGCGATCCGCATCGGTGAGCTCGGCGGCCTCGGCGTGCTGAACCTCGAGGGCCTGTGGACGCGGTACGAGGACCCGCAGCCGCTGCTCGACGAGATCACCGAGCTGCCCGACGAGGCCGCGACCCGCCGCCTCCAGGAGATCTACGCGGCTCCCATCAAGGAGGAGCTGATCGGCGCGCGCATCAAGGAGGTGCGCGACTCGGGCGTGGTCACCGCGGCGGCGCTCTCCCCGCAGCGCACGGCCCAGTTCTCCAAGGCCGTGGTGGACGCGGGTGTGGACATCTTCGTCATCCGCGGTACGACGGTCTCGGCGGAGCACGTCTCGGGTTCGCACGAGCCGCTGAACCTGAAGCAGTTCATCTACGAGCTGGACGTCCCGGTGATCGTCGGCGGCTGCGCCACGTACACGGCGGCCCTGCACCTGATGCGGACGGGTGCCGCGGGCGTGCTCGTCGGCTTCGGCGGCGGCGCGGCGCACACCACGCGCAATGTGCTCGGCATCCAGGTGCCGATGGCGACGGCGGTCGCGGATGTGGCTGCGGCCCGTCGTGACTACATGGACGAGTCCGGCGGCCGGTATGTCCACGTCATCGCGGACGGCGGCGTCGGCTGGTCCGGCGACCTGCCGAAGGCGATCGCGTGCGGCGCGGACGCGGTGATGATGGGCTCGCCGCTCGCGCGTGCGACCGATGCGCCGGGTCGCGGTCACCACTGGGGCATGGAGGCCGTCAACGAGGAGCTTCCGCGCGGCAAGAAGGTCGACCTGGGCACGGTCGGCACGATCGAGGAGGTGCTGACGGGTCCGTCGCACACTCCCGACGGCTCGATGAACCTCTTCGGTGCGCTGCGTCGGGCCATGGCCACGACTGGGTACAGCGAGCTGAAGGAGTTCCAGCGGGTTGAGGTTACGGTCGCCGACTCGCAGCACAAGCGGTAACCCGTACGTCTACGTCAGGGAAGGGCCGGTCACCCCGGGTGGGGTGACCGGCCCTTTTCGTGCCCAACTGCGCCTGGGCGCGGGCGCGTTGTGTGGGAGGGGGTGCACCCCAGACGGCCCGCCTACCGGGTCTATGGGCGGCATCGTGGAAGGGGGCGCGCCCATGGGCCGTCACCGCAAGCCCACCCGCTGGGATCGACTTCGGCTTCGGCTGGTGAAGTTCCGGAGGAGGTGCGTCTTGTGGATCAACAGCTGGTGAGCGGCCGCCCCCAAGAGGCATAGGGGCGGACACCCGTGAACCAGCTAGGAGCCCGCTGCAGCGGCCACTGCGGTGGGCTCCACCTTGTTGGCGTGATGGTGAGCGGCCGTCCCTACGAGAACTAGGGGCGGACACTCCGTGATCCATCCGCGAGCCTGCCGCAGTGACCGCTACGGCCGACCCCACCTGTCTCCGTAAGGTACCCGCGCCCCGCCCCGCATGCCACCAGTCGCCGGGGCCCGCCCACCCATGCGCCCCCCTTCACAACCGATGCGCCGCCCCCGTGGGCGTGGCCCCCCGCGTGTCGAGCAGCAGCTGCGCTTTCACCGAGAGCCCCTGCAAGTCGTACGTCCGATGCTGCTGGAGCAGGATTGTCAGGTCCGCGTCGGCGGCGGCCTCGTAGAGGGAGTCCGCGCGCGGGACGGGGCGGTCCAGGACGTTCCAGGAGGGGATGTGCGGGTCGTGGTAGCTGACGGAGGCGCCGAGGCTCATCAGGCGGACCGCGATCTCCTCGGCGGGGGTTGACTGTTGGTCGGCGAGGTCGGGCTTGTAGGTGACGCCGAGGAGCAGGACGCGGGCCCCGCGCGCGGACTTCCCGTGCTCGTTGAGGAGGGTCGCGGCACGCTGGACGACGTAGCGGGGCATCTGGTTGTTGACCTGCTGGGCCAGTTCGACCATGCGCAGGGTGCGGCCGGTGTGGCCGGTCAGGTCCTGGGGGACGGCGTGGCCGCCGACGCCGGGGCCGGGGCGGAAGGCCTGGAAGCCGAAGGGCTTGGTCTCCGCGCAGCGGATGACGTCCCAGAGGTCTACGCCCATGTCGTGGCAGAGGACGGCCATTTCGTTGACGAGGGCGATGTTGACGTGGCGGAAGTTCGTCTCCAGGAGCTGGACCGTCTCCGCTTCTCGCGGGCCACGCGCGCGTACCACCTTGTCGGTGAGCCTTGAGTAGAACGCGGCGGC of the Streptomyces sp. NBC_00287 genome contains:
- a CDS encoding MOSC domain-containing protein, producing MKLLSVNLGRRTSVPYTDHPEGVTGIDKRPTDAAVRVAAPGPKGTGASGLAGDEVCDLRHHGGDDQAVYAVAREDLDDWERELGRPLANGAFGENLTTIGLDVSGALIGERWRIGSGVVLEVTCGRIPCRTFQGHVGEQRWVKRFTAKGAPGAYLRVIEAGEVRAGDAVEILHRPDHEVTVALQFRAITTQRELLPRLLPAGEALHPESLTAARKYVAQHGV
- a CDS encoding ester cyclase — protein: MTFVQLIDCKTSRFDEMNRLMDTWVEQTKGKRTATHSVIGKDRSDASHFIEIVEFPSYEEAMRNSNLPETDRIFQEMVALCDEMPTFTDLDVVRDEQLYEATARRFFEEVAGKGAAPTFNDVLIEDYHDHDPANPQDNIGLDAIRREVEMWRSGFDFTFTIEDQLAQGDLVCTRWTWNGLHKGDFMGIEATGKKVSMTGCTIQRCTPDGKIAEGWWQYDRLGLMEQLGVLDALEQ
- a CDS encoding SDR family NAD(P)-dependent oxidoreductase — its product is MTTALITGSTAGIGAAFARRLAADGHNLVLVARDTKRLHEQATELHDRHGIEAEVLTADLATDEGIEAVAARLADRRNPVDLLINNAGFGNKGRYLDVSMADELKMLKVHCEAVLRLTSAATEAMRERGRGGVVNVASVAAFVPRGTYGASKAWVVQFTQGAARDLAGSGVRLMALCPGFVRTEFHERAGMGTDNIPGWMWLDADKLVASALGDLARGKTLSIPDPRYKVLMGVTKVVPRRMLGGISSKTGRKYGPQ
- the guaB gene encoding IMP dehydrogenase — translated: MTANVDGVPAKFATLGLTYDDVLLLPGASDMAPDDIDTASYVSKNVRVNIPLLSAAMDKVTESRMAIAMARQGGVGVLHRNLSIEDQANQVDLVKRSESGMVADPITVHPDATLGEADALCAKFRISGVPVTDGEKKLLGIVTNRDMAFETDRSRRVREVMTPMPLVTGKVGISGVEAMELLRKHKIEKLPLVDDAGVLKGLITVKDFVKAEKYPSAAKDAEGRLLVGAAVGVAGDAFERAQALIEAGVDFIVVDTAHGHSRLVGDMVAKIKSNSGGVDVIGGNIATRDGAQALIDSGVDGIKVGVGPGSICTTRVVAGIGVPQVTAIYEASLAAKEAGIPVIGDGGLQYSGDIAKALVAGADTVMLGSLLAGCEESPGELMFINGKQFKSYRGMGSLGAMQSRGDRKSFSKDRYFQEGVASDEQLVPEGIEGQVPYRGPLSSVVHQLVGGLRQSMFYVGGRTVPELQANGQFVRITSAGLKESHPHDIQMTVEAPNYSRNK
- a CDS encoding sigma-70 family RNA polymerase sigma factor — encoded protein: MRDDEAATAAGAIGALVHRAVDGDEQATHDLLAHVHPLALRYCRTRLSRLPGDARHFVEDLAQEVCVAVLLALPRYKDTGRPFEAFVFAIAAHKVADLQRAAMRHPGSTAVPSDEMPERPDDSLGPEERALLSSDAEWAKKLLANLPENQRELLLLRIAVGLTAEETGQMLGMSPGAVRVAQHRALSRLRALAEQ
- a CDS encoding GuaB3 family IMP dehydrogenase-related protein; amino-acid sequence: MTEIEIGRGKRGRRAYAFDDIAVVPSRRTRDPKEVSIAWQIDAYRFELPFLAAPMDSVVSPATAIRIGELGGLGVLNLEGLWTRYEDPQPLLDEITELPDEAATRRLQEIYAAPIKEELIGARIKEVRDSGVVTAAALSPQRTAQFSKAVVDAGVDIFVIRGTTVSAEHVSGSHEPLNLKQFIYELDVPVIVGGCATYTAALHLMRTGAAGVLVGFGGGAAHTTRNVLGIQVPMATAVADVAAARRDYMDESGGRYVHVIADGGVGWSGDLPKAIACGADAVMMGSPLARATDAPGRGHHWGMEAVNEELPRGKKVDLGTVGTIEEVLTGPSHTPDGSMNLFGALRRAMATTGYSELKEFQRVEVTVADSQHKR
- a CDS encoding LysR family transcriptional regulator, which gives rise to MIEARHLRVLRAVATTGSFSAAGRELGCTQPAVSQQMKALEASVGTPLLIRSGREMRLTQAGEALVRHAAGILAGLTAAEEEVAAIAGLRAGRVRLVSFPSGSSTLVPTALAALRAAHPGTRVSLEEAEPPKSVELLREGDCDLALAFRYEGAAQEGEWDDLVVRPLLSDRLVALVPERHRLASAESVAIGDLAAEPWIAGCPRCRGQLVEVCEGAGFTPRIDFATDDYPAVVGLVGAGLGVAVLPQLAVESVRPRGARMVTLEPAVRREIVALTLPDLAQVPAVTATLEQLARAADRQVRDARR
- a CDS encoding response regulator transcription factor, with the translated sequence MTSVLVCDDSPLAREALRRAVATVPGVERVTTAANGEEVLRRWGADRSDLILMDVRMPGLGGVETVRRLLSADPGARIIMLTVAEDLDGVALAVAAGARGYLHKDASRAELRATVTQALADPTWRLAPRRLRSAEMGAAPTLTAREIQVLEGMSHGRSNAEIGRELFLSEDTVKTHARRLFKKLGASDRAHAVALGFRWGLVR
- a CDS encoding WhiB family transcriptional regulator: MADFSRLPGPNADLWDWQLLAACRGVDSSLFFHPEGERGAARSARENSAKEVCMRCPVRAQCAAHALAVREPYGVWGGLTEDEREELMGRARHRLVSASTGGAQTGSNN
- a CDS encoding nucleotide sugar dehydrogenase yields the protein MPADLAVIGLGPYGLPLAQAAVAAGIPTLGYRTGPEPGSLSPAELRRMLAAGFRHATSPAELGRVRTAVICASTPRGADGGLDLAQVESAARTLASRLRPHTTVILESPVPPGTTEDVLRPLLEECSGLRAGRDFHLAYSPSRVDPGNRDFTPANTPKVIGGLTPACTESAAAFYSRLTDKVVRARGPREAETVQLLETNFRHVNIALVNEMAVLCHDMGVDLWDVIRCAETKPFGFQAFRPGPGVGGHAVPQDLTGHTGRTLRMVELAQQVNNQMPRYVVQRAATLLNEHGKSARGARVLLLGVTYKPDLADQQSTPAEEIAVRLMSLGASVSYHDPHIPSWNVLDRPVPRADSLYEAAADADLTILLQQHRTYDLQGLSVKAQLLLDTRGATPTGAAHRL
- the groL gene encoding chaperonin GroEL (60 kDa chaperone family; promotes refolding of misfolded polypeptides especially under stressful conditions; forms two stacked rings of heptamers to form a barrel-shaped 14mer; ends can be capped by GroES; misfolded proteins enter the barrel where they are refolded when GroES binds); the encoded protein is MAKILKFDEDARRALERGVNKLADTVKVTIGPKGRNVVIDKKFGAPTITNDGVTIAREVEVEDPYENLGVQLVKEVATKTNDVAGDGTTTATVLAQALVREGLRNVAAGASPAALKKGIDAAVKAISEELLATARPIDEKSDIAAVAGLSAQDSQVGELIAEAMDKVGKDGVITVEESNTFGLELDFTEGMAFDKGYLSPYFVTDQERMEAVLEDPYILINQGKISSIQDLLPLLEKVIQAGASKPLLIIAEDLEGEALSTLVVNKIRGTFNAVAVKAPGFGDRRKAMLQDMAILTGATVISEEVGLKLDQAGLDVLGSARRVTVTKDDTTIVDGAGKSDDVHGRVNQIKAEIENTDSDWDREKLQERLAKLAGGVCVIKVGAATEVELKEKKHRLEDAISATRAAVEEGIVSGGGSALVHAAKVLEGGLDKTGDEATGVAVVRRAVVEPLRWIAENAGLEGYVITSKVAELDKGQGFNAATGEYGDLVKAGVIDPVKVTRSALENAASIASLLLTTETLVVEKKEEEEPAAGHGHGHGHSH